A genomic segment from Modestobacter roseus encodes:
- a CDS encoding M16 family metallopeptidase translates to MTAAQGDLVLRHPVERFTLDNGLRVVLAPDRSVPVVAVSVFYDVGMRSEPPGRTGFAHLFEHMMFQGSANVPKMEHARLVQAAGGTFNGSTHQDYTNYFQALPAEALERALFLEADRMAAPAITPENLRNQIDVVKEEIRVNVLNRPYGAFPWLQLPPIAFETFANTHDGYGSFVDLESSTVDDAQDFFDRYYAPANAVLCIGGDLDVTETEQLVRRWFDQVPARPAPPMPNTGEPSPTAVRRGVVEDPLAPAPAVAIGWRVPDPVNDLDTYLGTVLLTELLSEGDASRLERRLLHTDQLAVGQSSYLGLFGDPFDVRDATLLVTQVHHPAEVSTDAVLRAVHEEVEKVATDGVPAEELARVTARAEAQLLQQADSVLGRTLGFAAAELVHGRAELAGELAARLAAVTPDQVQTAARGLSPDTAAVLELRAGGAR, encoded by the coding sequence GTGACAGCAGCTCAGGGCGACCTGGTCCTGCGCCACCCGGTCGAGCGGTTCACGCTCGACAACGGGCTGCGCGTGGTCCTGGCGCCCGACCGGAGTGTCCCCGTCGTCGCCGTCAGCGTCTTCTACGACGTAGGCATGCGGTCCGAGCCGCCGGGCCGCACCGGCTTCGCCCACCTGTTCGAGCACATGATGTTCCAGGGCTCGGCGAACGTCCCGAAGATGGAGCACGCCCGGCTGGTGCAGGCCGCCGGTGGCACCTTCAACGGCTCCACGCACCAGGACTACACGAACTACTTCCAGGCGCTGCCCGCCGAGGCGCTCGAGCGCGCGCTCTTCCTCGAGGCCGACCGGATGGCCGCCCCGGCGATCACCCCGGAGAACCTCCGCAACCAGATCGACGTGGTGAAGGAGGAGATCCGGGTCAACGTGCTCAACCGCCCGTACGGCGCCTTCCCGTGGCTGCAGCTGCCGCCGATCGCCTTCGAGACCTTCGCCAACACGCACGACGGCTACGGCTCCTTCGTCGACCTGGAGTCCTCCACCGTCGACGACGCGCAGGACTTCTTCGACCGCTACTACGCCCCGGCCAACGCGGTGCTGTGCATCGGCGGCGACCTCGACGTCACCGAGACCGAGCAGCTGGTGCGCCGCTGGTTCGACCAGGTGCCCGCCCGGCCGGCCCCGCCGATGCCGAACACCGGCGAGCCCTCGCCGACCGCCGTCCGGCGCGGCGTGGTGGAGGACCCGCTGGCCCCGGCGCCCGCGGTGGCGATCGGCTGGCGGGTGCCCGACCCGGTCAACGACCTGGACACCTACCTCGGCACCGTCCTGCTCACCGAGCTGCTCAGCGAGGGCGACGCCTCCCGGCTGGAGCGCCGGCTGCTGCACACCGACCAGCTCGCGGTCGGGCAGAGCAGCTACCTGGGCCTGTTCGGCGACCCGTTCGACGTCCGCGACGCCACGCTGCTGGTCACCCAGGTGCACCACCCGGCGGAGGTGTCGACCGACGCGGTGCTGCGCGCCGTCCACGAGGAGGTCGAGAAGGTGGCCACCGACGGCGTCCCGGCCGAGGAGCTCGCCCGGGTCACCGCCCGGGCCGAGGCCCAGCTGCTGCAGCAGGCCGACTCGGTGCTCGGCCGCACCCTCGGGTTCGCGGCCGCGGAGCTCGTCCACGGTCGTGCCGAACTCGCCGGGGAGCTGGCCGCCCGGCTCGCCGCGGTCACCCCCGACCAGGTGCAGACGGCGGCGCGGGGCCTGTCCCCGGACACCGCCGCGGTGCTCGAGCTCCGCGCGGGCGGTGCCCGATGA
- the nudC gene encoding NAD(+) diphosphatase, which translates to MSVPPGGSTPADNPPPDVRGFWPDDRIAGAVTDVPLLSRTAHDRGHLSRSLPDPAQGRPVRVLLVDDQRAVPVRDGDGRPELVYDERPTMPEGAIYLGEADGAVYAALRGPRPDVTEGGQIGRWAGLREVGGELGDLDAGLLAQAVGIVEWHERNRFSPMTGSRTTVERSGWVQRDPENGREVFPRTDPAVIMLVHDGGDRCVLGRQAVWPAGRFSILAGFVEPGESAEAAVAREVAEEVGIRVTDVRYVSSQPWPFPQSLMLGYVARAVDTELRIDHDEIEEARWFTRDELRSGTGPQALPPTVSIARHIIDRWVAGEFS; encoded by the coding sequence GTGAGCGTCCCGCCCGGCGGCAGCACCCCCGCCGACAACCCGCCGCCCGACGTCCGCGGGTTCTGGCCTGACGACCGGATCGCCGGCGCGGTCACCGACGTCCCGCTGCTCTCCCGTACCGCGCACGACCGCGGCCACCTGTCCCGGTCGCTCCCCGACCCCGCGCAGGGCCGGCCGGTGCGGGTGCTGCTCGTCGACGACCAGCGCGCCGTCCCGGTCCGCGACGGCGACGGCCGGCCGGAGCTGGTCTACGACGAGCGGCCCACCATGCCCGAGGGGGCGATCTACCTCGGTGAGGCCGACGGCGCGGTCTACGCCGCGCTGCGCGGGCCCCGCCCCGACGTGACCGAGGGCGGGCAGATCGGCCGCTGGGCCGGCCTCCGCGAGGTGGGCGGCGAGTTGGGCGACCTCGACGCCGGCCTGCTCGCCCAGGCCGTGGGCATCGTCGAGTGGCACGAGCGCAACCGCTTCTCGCCCATGACCGGAAGCCGCACCACCGTCGAGCGGTCCGGCTGGGTCCAGCGCGACCCGGAGAACGGCCGCGAGGTGTTCCCGCGCACCGACCCGGCGGTGATCATGCTGGTGCACGACGGCGGTGACCGCTGCGTGCTGGGCCGCCAGGCCGTCTGGCCGGCCGGCCGCTTCTCGATCCTCGCGGGCTTCGTCGAGCCGGGGGAGTCCGCGGAGGCCGCGGTGGCCCGCGAGGTCGCGGAGGAGGTCGGGATCCGCGTCACCGACGTGCGGTACGTCTCCAGCCAGCCCTGGCCGTTCCCGCAGTCGCTGATGCTCGGCTACGTGGCCCGTGCGGTCGACACCGAGCTGCGCATCGACCACGACGAGATCGAGGAGGCCCGCTGGTTCACCCGGGACGAGCTGCGCTCGGGCACCGGCCCGCAGGCGCTGCCGCCCACGGTCTCCATCGCGCGGCACATCATCGACCGCTGGGTGGCCGGCGAGTTCAGCTGA
- a CDS encoding dipeptidase — translation MSSSAERDFVTAHLEDLHADLDAWLRIPSISADPAHAGDVRASAGWLAEALRRTGFPTVEIWDTPGAPAVFAEWPSADAGAPVALVYGHHDVQPVDPLELWEHPPFEPTRVEGPDGPELHARGAIDDKGNVAFHLLGIRAHLAATGRNTPAVTVKLVIEGEEESGSPHFADLLREKRDRLDCDVVVVSDTGMAAPHLPSAVTSMRGLADAEITLRGPAVDLHSGSFGGAVPNPLHALAQLISALHDDQGRVTLPGFYDAVRPLSERERELMGRVPFDEAAWLAGPAASRTTTGEAGFSTQERIGARPTAEVNGMWGGYTGPGHKTIIPAEAHAKLTFRLVADQRPEQIADQVRAWVDQHLPEGIEAEVHAPPGGVAPCASDLDSPYMAALLSSIAQAWDSSPDDVLFMKEGGSGPEADLVDQLDAPLVFLGAGLPTDRIHSPNERVLLSQLHRGAEAAAHLWRELATVAR, via the coding sequence GTGAGCAGCAGCGCCGAACGCGACTTCGTCACCGCCCACCTCGAGGACCTGCACGCCGACCTCGACGCGTGGCTGCGGATCCCCTCGATCTCCGCCGACCCCGCCCACGCCGGCGACGTGCGGGCCAGCGCCGGATGGCTGGCCGAGGCGCTGCGCCGCACCGGCTTCCCGACCGTCGAGATCTGGGACACCCCCGGTGCCCCGGCGGTCTTCGCCGAATGGCCCTCGGCCGACGCCGGCGCCCCGGTCGCGCTCGTCTACGGCCACCACGACGTCCAGCCGGTCGACCCGCTGGAGCTGTGGGAGCACCCGCCGTTCGAGCCGACCCGGGTCGAGGGCCCCGACGGTCCCGAGCTGCACGCTCGCGGCGCCATCGACGACAAGGGCAACGTCGCCTTCCACCTGCTCGGCATCCGCGCGCACCTCGCTGCCACGGGACGCAACACCCCCGCGGTGACGGTCAAGCTGGTCATCGAGGGCGAGGAGGAGTCCGGCTCGCCGCACTTCGCCGACCTGTTGCGCGAGAAGCGCGACCGGCTGGACTGCGACGTCGTCGTGGTCAGCGACACCGGCATGGCCGCCCCGCACCTGCCCAGCGCGGTGACCTCCATGCGCGGCCTGGCCGACGCCGAGATCACCCTGCGCGGCCCGGCGGTCGACCTGCACTCCGGTTCCTTCGGCGGCGCCGTCCCCAACCCGCTGCACGCTCTCGCCCAGCTGATCAGCGCCCTGCACGACGACCAGGGCCGGGTCACCCTGCCCGGCTTCTACGACGCGGTGCGCCCGCTGTCCGAGCGCGAGCGCGAGCTGATGGGTCGGGTGCCCTTCGACGAGGCCGCCTGGCTCGCCGGCCCGGCCGCCTCCCGGACCACCACCGGGGAGGCGGGCTTCAGCACCCAGGAGCGGATCGGTGCCCGGCCGACGGCGGAGGTCAACGGCATGTGGGGCGGCTACACCGGCCCCGGCCACAAGACGATCATCCCGGCCGAGGCGCACGCCAAGCTGACCTTCCGGCTGGTCGCCGACCAGCGGCCGGAGCAGATCGCCGACCAGGTGCGCGCCTGGGTCGACCAGCACCTCCCCGAGGGCATCGAGGCCGAGGTGCACGCCCCGCCCGGTGGCGTCGCCCCCTGCGCCAGCGACCTGGACTCCCCGTACATGGCCGCGCTGCTGTCCTCCATCGCGCAGGCCTGGGACAGCTCCCCGGACGACGTCCTCTTCATGAAGGAGGGCGGCAGCGGCCCCGAGGCCGACCTGGTCGACCAGCTCGATGCGCCGCTGGTGTTCCTCGGCGCCGGGCTGCCCACCGACCGGATCCACTCGCCCAACGAGCGGGTGCTGCTGTCCCAGCTGCACCGAGGCGCGGAGGCCGCCGCCCACCTGTGGCGCGAGCTCGCGACCGTCGCCCGCTGA
- a CDS encoding M16 family metallopeptidase, with protein sequence MSAPVLVPPLGDPRPMPVPQVHETTMPNGLRLVVVPRPGVPLVELRLRVPFAAATPRTAAVHAARTAVLSGAVLLGTAQHDELQLAQLLQAQGAELSVSADADRLLLATTMLPGGLGEVLGIVAELLGSATYPARQVEAERSRVGERLRIARSQPGLIARTALAERRYGSHPYAQQLPSAELVGAVTPAALRKLHRERVLPAGSTLVLVGDVDPAAAADAVGTALAGWSAEGVAVTAPPAPVTAPGPLELVHRAGAVQSNIRLGGPAPGRTDPQLAAVRLASMVFGGYFSSRLVENLRERRGYTYSPRSSVEHLVAGSSFLVDADVATEVTGPALLETLYELGRMALTPVTEAELESARRYLLGTLALGTATHAGLASTLSALFGSGLSAEWLADHQQALAAVGVDEVTEAARRWLAPTGLTAVVVGDAERITDPLGAVGPVEVRPAPIAPAPQAGE encoded by the coding sequence ATGAGCGCCCCGGTGCTGGTGCCGCCGCTGGGCGACCCCCGGCCCATGCCGGTGCCGCAGGTGCACGAGACGACGATGCCCAACGGCCTGCGGCTGGTCGTCGTCCCGCGCCCCGGTGTGCCGCTGGTCGAGCTCCGGCTGCGGGTGCCCTTCGCTGCGGCCACCCCGCGCACGGCCGCCGTCCACGCCGCGCGCACCGCCGTCCTCAGCGGCGCGGTGCTGCTCGGCACCGCACAGCACGACGAGCTGCAGCTCGCCCAGCTGCTGCAGGCCCAGGGCGCGGAGCTCTCGGTCTCCGCCGACGCCGACCGCCTGCTGCTGGCGACCACCATGCTGCCAGGCGGCCTCGGCGAGGTCCTGGGCATCGTCGCCGAGCTGCTGGGCTCGGCCACCTACCCCGCGCGCCAGGTCGAGGCCGAGCGCTCCCGGGTCGGCGAGCGGCTGCGCATCGCCCGCTCCCAGCCCGGGCTGATCGCCCGCACCGCCCTGGCCGAGCGCCGCTACGGCTCGCACCCCTACGCCCAGCAGCTGCCCTCGGCCGAGCTGGTCGGTGCGGTCACCCCGGCCGCGCTGCGGAAGCTGCACCGGGAGCGGGTGCTGCCCGCGGGCAGCACGCTGGTCCTGGTCGGCGACGTCGACCCGGCTGCTGCGGCCGATGCCGTCGGCACTGCCCTGGCCGGCTGGAGCGCCGAGGGAGTGGCCGTCACCGCGCCGCCGGCACCGGTGACCGCCCCCGGCCCGCTGGAGCTCGTCCACCGGGCGGGTGCCGTGCAGTCCAACATCCGGCTCGGCGGCCCGGCACCCGGACGCACCGACCCGCAACTGGCCGCCGTCCGGCTGGCCAGCATGGTGTTCGGCGGCTACTTCTCCTCCCGGTTGGTGGAGAACCTCCGCGAGCGGCGCGGGTACACCTACAGCCCGCGCAGCTCGGTGGAGCACCTGGTCGCCGGCTCCTCGTTCCTGGTCGACGCCGACGTCGCCACCGAGGTCACCGGCCCTGCGCTGCTCGAGACGCTGTACGAGCTCGGGCGCATGGCGCTGACCCCGGTCACCGAGGCCGAGCTCGAGTCCGCCCGCCGCTACCTGCTGGGCACCCTTGCGCTGGGCACTGCGACGCACGCCGGCCTGGCCAGCACGCTCTCGGCGCTGTTCGGGTCCGGGCTGTCCGCCGAGTGGCTCGCCGACCACCAGCAGGCGCTGGCCGCCGTCGGGGTCGACGAGGTCACCGAGGCCGCCCGTCGCTGGCTCGCGCCCACCGGCCTGACCGCGGTCGTGGTCGGGGACGCGGAGCGGATCACCGACCCGCTGGGCGCGGTCGGCCCGGTCGAGGTCCGCCCGGCGCCGATCGCACCGGCGCCGCAGGCCGGGGAGTGA
- a CDS encoding DUF2510 domain-containing protein has translation MTAPGAAPPGWYPDPDGGPGLVRWWDGAGWSDVTTPAGPGVAVGQSFEGPARPSADASWEAWGAGPAEPERRSRRPLLIGLGALLVVALVVLVGVLVGRSGGDDAGTPVARPVIEPGTPFPPGTVRVVDEAAGISYPWLGDGWYEWDRGDQLETSSTAGQYFVTQEELPDAFDSFIAQCTSGPLVPEFGYSGPDSLQATTTTIADYVRQAHYPGPNERTVRRDEAVTVDGAQAWVYEFDLAWDVEGYDATGERAALLLIDVGREAPALLYVSVPNTHAELYGVVDRVLESVEVL, from the coding sequence GTGACCGCGCCCGGCGCCGCCCCGCCCGGTTGGTACCCCGACCCGGACGGCGGGCCGGGGCTCGTCCGGTGGTGGGACGGTGCCGGCTGGTCCGACGTCACCACCCCGGCCGGCCCCGGCGTCGCCGTGGGTCAGTCGTTCGAAGGACCCGCCCGGCCGAGCGCGGACGCCTCGTGGGAGGCCTGGGGTGCGGGGCCGGCCGAACCCGAGCGGCGGTCGCGGCGGCCGCTGCTCATCGGGCTCGGCGCACTGCTGGTGGTGGCCCTCGTGGTGCTCGTGGGCGTGCTGGTCGGCCGGTCGGGCGGCGACGACGCCGGCACCCCGGTCGCGCGGCCCGTCATCGAGCCCGGCACCCCGTTCCCGCCGGGCACCGTCCGGGTCGTCGACGAGGCCGCGGGCATCTCCTACCCGTGGCTCGGCGACGGCTGGTACGAGTGGGACCGCGGCGACCAGCTGGAGACCAGCAGCACCGCCGGGCAGTACTTCGTCACGCAGGAGGAGCTGCCCGACGCCTTCGACTCCTTCATCGCCCAGTGCACCTCGGGGCCGCTGGTGCCCGAGTTCGGGTACAGCGGGCCGGACAGCCTGCAGGCCACCACCACCACGATCGCCGACTACGTCCGGCAGGCCCACTACCCCGGCCCCAACGAGCGCACGGTGCGCCGCGACGAGGCGGTCACCGTCGACGGCGCGCAGGCCTGGGTCTACGAGTTCGACCTCGCCTGGGACGTCGAGGGCTACGACGCCACCGGGGAGCGGGCCGCGCTGCTGCTCATCGACGTCGGCCGGGAGGCCCCGGCGCTGCTGTACGTCTCGGTGCCCAACACCCACGCCGAGCTCTACGGCGTCGTCGACCGCGTCCTGGAGTCCGTCGAGGTGCTGTGA
- a CDS encoding ANTAR domain-containing protein — protein sequence MDRSTSVVLPPDALRTPDGAPAVLLTRTTAGWTVLQPPAGGGRSAAAEGDAGLPLVEAMTLADLVAGELGVHPEPNRQARRAARSGATAESPEEGAESEQLQALRRTVAQLEHALAARVSIERAIGVLAERHDTPPRQAFERLRQQARNSGRSAADLAVEVLDSLAPPAPGPTTGRRGADDERAARSEGLLGSAGGDGTPPGAPS from the coding sequence GTGGACCGCAGCACCTCGGTGGTGCTTCCCCCGGACGCACTGCGCACGCCCGACGGCGCGCCGGCGGTGCTGCTGACCCGCACCACGGCCGGCTGGACGGTGCTCCAGCCCCCGGCCGGCGGTGGCCGGTCCGCCGCCGCGGAGGGCGACGCCGGACTGCCGCTGGTCGAGGCGATGACCCTCGCCGACCTGGTGGCCGGGGAGCTGGGCGTCCACCCGGAGCCCAACCGGCAGGCCCGCCGCGCGGCCCGGTCCGGCGCCACGGCGGAGTCACCCGAGGAGGGCGCCGAGAGCGAGCAGCTCCAGGCGCTGCGCCGCACCGTCGCCCAGCTGGAACACGCCCTGGCCGCCCGGGTGTCGATCGAACGGGCCATCGGCGTGCTCGCCGAACGCCACGACACCCCGCCGAGGCAGGCCTTCGAACGGCTGCGTCAGCAGGCCCGCAACTCCGGACGTTCGGCTGCCGACCTCGCCGTCGAGGTGCTGGACTCCCTCGCCCCGCCGGCTCCGGGCCCGACCACCGGACGGCGAGGTGCCGACGACGAGCGCGCCGCGCGGTCGGAGGGCCTGCTGGGGTCGGCCGGTGGCGACGGGACTCCCCCGGGAGCGCCGAGCTGA
- a CDS encoding alpha/beta fold hydrolase produces the protein MPVGMLQVDVGDLTFDVRTDGPEDGLPVLLLHGFPETSLSWSAVTPLLAEAGLRTFAPDQLGYSPGARPLDVDSYALPNLVQVTADLMTALDVPVAHVVGHDWGANVAWALAAWHADRVASLTAVSVPHPTAFTLAYRADPEQRERSGYIRLFRTPGDAEEALLGDGARRLRRLLEAPGVPAEAIDAYVDVLSAPGALTAALNWYRAMDATTRVDPVEVPTTYVWSDGDVAVGRTAAEACADQVTGDYRFVELPGITHWVPEQAPEALAGAIIERVAGGTVFDPARGHHHAPPS, from the coding sequence ATGCCGGTGGGGATGCTGCAGGTGGACGTGGGTGACCTGACGTTCGACGTCCGGACCGACGGGCCGGAGGACGGGCTGCCCGTGCTGCTGCTGCACGGGTTCCCGGAGACGTCGCTGTCCTGGTCGGCGGTGACGCCGCTGCTGGCCGAGGCGGGGCTGCGCACGTTCGCCCCCGACCAGCTGGGCTACTCCCCCGGCGCGCGGCCGCTGGACGTCGACTCCTACGCCCTGCCCAACCTGGTGCAGGTGACCGCGGACCTGATGACGGCGCTGGACGTGCCGGTGGCGCACGTGGTCGGCCACGACTGGGGCGCGAACGTGGCCTGGGCGCTGGCGGCCTGGCATGCCGACCGGGTGGCGTCGCTGACCGCGGTCTCGGTGCCGCACCCGACGGCGTTCACCCTCGCCTACCGTGCCGACCCGGAGCAGCGGGAGCGGTCGGGTTACATCCGGCTGTTCCGCACGCCGGGCGACGCCGAGGAGGCGCTCCTCGGCGACGGCGCACGACGGCTGCGGCGGCTGCTGGAGGCGCCCGGGGTGCCCGCGGAGGCGATCGACGCCTACGTCGACGTGCTGTCGGCGCCGGGCGCGCTGACGGCGGCGCTGAACTGGTACCGGGCGATGGACGCCACCACCCGGGTCGACCCGGTCGAGGTGCCGACGACCTACGTGTGGAGCGACGGCGACGTGGCGGTCGGCCGCACCGCGGCGGAGGCGTGCGCGGACCAGGTCACCGGTGACTACCGGTTCGTCGAGCTGCCCGGGATCACGCACTGGGTGCCCGAGCAGGCACCCGAGGCGCTGGCCGGGGCGATCATCGAGCGGGTGGCCGGCGGCACCGTCTTCGACCCGGCCCGCGGCCACCACCACGCCCCGCCGAGCTGA
- a CDS encoding uridine kinase encodes MAVDGPDLPGPAGGVTGPEVLARAIAERLPGRSRAAVVVPAEGFYRPASLRLEHGRTDPDARYTDWLDAGALAREVLDRCGPGGPGEYLPALWDLARDRAARASYQAAPAGGVLLVPGSLLQGLGLAFDVVVHLRVSPAARRRRAPEEREWELPAFDRYDEEVDPTTLADAVVLADHADRPALVLQGRLS; translated from the coding sequence GTGGCCGTCGACGGGCCCGACCTGCCCGGCCCGGCCGGTGGGGTGACCGGGCCGGAGGTGCTCGCCCGGGCGATCGCCGAGCGGCTGCCCGGTCGCAGCCGCGCGGCCGTCGTCGTGCCGGCCGAGGGCTTCTACCGTCCGGCGTCCCTGCGGCTGGAGCACGGCCGCACCGATCCCGATGCCCGGTACACCGACTGGCTGGACGCCGGTGCGCTGGCCCGGGAGGTGCTGGACCGCTGCGGCCCCGGTGGCCCGGGCGAGTACCTCCCGGCGCTGTGGGACCTGGCGCGCGACCGGGCGGCCCGGGCGAGCTACCAGGCGGCTCCGGCCGGCGGGGTGCTGCTCGTGCCCGGCTCCCTGCTGCAGGGCCTGGGGCTGGCCTTCGACGTCGTCGTCCACCTGCGGGTCAGCCCGGCCGCCCGCCGGCGGCGGGCGCCGGAGGAGCGGGAGTGGGAGCTGCCCGCCTTCGACCGCTACGACGAGGAGGTCGACCCGACGACACTGGCCGACGCCGTCGTCCTGGCCGACCACGCCGACCGCCCCGCTCTCGTGCTGCAGGGGAGGCTCAGCTGA